The Thalassotalea sp. 273M-4 genome includes a region encoding these proteins:
- the fnr gene encoding fumarate/nitrate reduction transcriptional regulator Fnr, with protein MPQTIAYTNNIKCQSCSISELCLPFSLNESELNLLDDIISRKKPIQKNTQLFKAGESLQTLYAIRSGTFKTFIISESGEEQITGFHLAGDLMGFDALNNKTHPSFAKALETSMVCEIPFEVLDVLSSKIPKLKAQMMNLMSNELHSGNEMLLLLNRKNAEEKLATFLASYGRRLGARHLSSTEFCLPMTRSEIGNYIGLTIETISRLMTRFQKEGLIRVENKFITIIDKDRLYQLAGINKVK; from the coding sequence ATGCCTCAAACGATAGCGTATACAAATAATATAAAATGCCAGAGCTGTAGTATCAGTGAGTTATGTTTACCATTTAGTTTAAATGAAAGTGAACTAAACCTGTTAGATGATATTATCTCGCGTAAAAAACCGATCCAAAAAAATACTCAACTGTTTAAAGCGGGCGAATCTCTGCAAACGCTTTATGCGATCCGTTCGGGAACATTTAAAACCTTTATTATTTCTGAATCTGGTGAAGAACAAATTACCGGATTTCATTTAGCAGGGGATTTAATGGGCTTTGATGCCTTAAATAATAAAACCCATCCAAGTTTTGCGAAAGCGCTTGAAACCTCTATGGTTTGTGAAATCCCATTTGAAGTCCTTGATGTTTTATCATCAAAGATCCCTAAGCTTAAAGCGCAAATGATGAATTTGATGAGCAACGAGCTACATAGTGGTAACGAAATGTTGTTACTTTTAAATCGTAAAAACGCCGAAGAAAAGTTAGCGACTTTCTTAGCTTCTTATGGACGTCGACTAGGTGCCCGCCACTTATCTTCAACCGAGTTTTGTCTACCAATGACTCGCAGTGAAATTGGCAATTACATTGGCTTAACCATTGAAACCATTTCTCGCCTAATGACCCGCTTCCAAAAAGAAGGGTTAATTCGAGTAGAAAACAAATTCATTACCATTATCGACAAAGACCGTTTATATCAATTAGCGGGTATTAATAAAGTTAAATAA
- a CDS encoding sulfite exporter TauE/SafE family protein, with protein MELSYFSAFLIGLAGAGHCVAMCGGITSMLSANVVIKHEKPNINLILGYNAGRILSYSIAGLIAGVTGSLAIKSIGVHVNWLRVIAAIFLIFLALYIGQWSFLLTRVEAIGKKLWVKIQPLSKRFIPVSNVKQALMLGAIWGWLPCGLVYSTLTWSMASANGIDGMFIMMSFGLGTLPALFTLSQGYGFVSKTLKNNYFRKVTSIFLLLAGIYSLIIALDLIF; from the coding sequence ATGGAATTAAGTTATTTTTCGGCCTTTTTGATTGGTTTAGCAGGGGCCGGTCACTGTGTTGCTATGTGCGGAGGCATTACCTCTATGCTGAGCGCAAATGTTGTAATAAAACATGAAAAACCCAATATTAACCTTATCCTAGGTTACAATGCGGGTCGCATCCTTTCTTACTCTATTGCTGGGTTAATTGCCGGAGTCACAGGTTCTTTAGCTATCAAATCTATTGGGGTTCATGTAAACTGGCTCAGAGTGATTGCCGCCATCTTTTTAATATTCCTTGCCTTGTATATTGGTCAATGGTCTTTTTTACTCACTCGAGTAGAGGCCATCGGAAAAAAGTTATGGGTTAAAATTCAGCCTCTTAGTAAACGATTTATCCCTGTTAGCAATGTTAAACAAGCTTTAATGCTAGGTGCAATCTGGGGTTGGTTACCATGTGGCTTGGTTTATTCTACCTTAACTTGGAGTATGGCATCGGCAAATGGTATAGATGGGATGTTCATAATGATGAGTTTTGGACTTGGCACTTTGCCAGCTTTATTTACCCTTTCGCAAGGTTACGGCTTTGTTAGCAAAACTTTAAAAAATAATTATTTTCGTAAAGTTACTTCAATTTTTTTATTATTAGCAGGAATTTATTCTTTGATTATTGCTCTTGATCTAATTTTTTAG
- the ccoS gene encoding cbb3-type cytochrome oxidase assembly protein CcoS — MSVIYILIPIAILFTALAIYLFFWAVKTEQFDDLEKQGMSILFDEDKTAKKHSKKHKQPDAKTTEHQHKSNLEESSEDEWN; from the coding sequence ATGAGTGTCATCTACATTTTAATTCCCATTGCCATTTTATTTACTGCTTTAGCCATTTATTTGTTTTTTTGGGCGGTGAAAACCGAGCAATTTGATGATTTAGAAAAACAAGGTATGAGCATCTTATTTGATGAAGACAAAACAGCCAAAAAACACAGCAAAAAACATAAACAACCCGATGCCAAAACAACCGAGCATCAGCACAAATCCAACTTAGAAGAGTCATCAGAAGACGAATGGAATTAA
- a CDS encoding heavy metal translocating P-type ATPase — MNGCFHCGESIPPGLKLFVNIDDKDQPMCCYGCQAVAQAIVENDLQDYYRFRTEKNKKVDEVIPQALLEQPSGNDFINDESLQSEFTHDAEQGRETILSIDGMACAACAWLIEKQVQKQPGVVKIQVNATSQRATVCWQPDTVQLSDILNLIQKIGYQALPFKANLNEQKNEQQAKAFIRRLGVSGILTMQVMMVAFGLYFGAFSDLAEHNLTYLRGTSFVLTLPIVTYGALPFHIGAYKALKAKHLSMDVPVSIAIILAFIASSYATFTQSGEVYFESVSMFTFLLLIGKFLEFRARARAAEVSANLLKLMPLTATKLVQGCEQIVSAKSLVALDQVSIKPGETIAGDGVIVDGNSSINEAMLTGEHDPIDKSIGDAVFAGTVNGDGNLVVEISKPNAESFLTNLIRLSESAQAYKPKIAKLSDRIAQYFVALVLVTSSATALYWYQTEPQDAFWIALSVLVATCPCALSLATPTALTCGTISLNRQGILIKNAHVLETVPKLNRVAFDKTGTLTQGQFSLDRLVREPNFEQFSDNDILAIASTLESRSEHPIAKAFLSYRDHSVAIENIKVIPGCGIEGKYQGQTILIGKFEWVKNFAKVNSAYDDAQCILILNGQCVAAFYLKDSIRDDAVLVLETLKQHQIEPMLISGDSKKGVDVFLQQLPINDAHSACSAQDKLNIIEQQQRQGNHLAMVGDGVNDSPVFAAAHVSIAMGSGTEIAKSGADVILLNNKLSSILALCQISDKTNRIIRQNFGWAFAYNAIVLPLAVAGFITPYLAVLGMSASSIIVVSNSLRLLK, encoded by the coding sequence ATGAACGGATGTTTTCATTGTGGCGAATCCATTCCGCCAGGGCTAAAACTGTTTGTAAACATCGATGATAAAGATCAACCTATGTGCTGCTATGGCTGTCAAGCTGTGGCCCAGGCCATTGTTGAAAATGATCTACAAGATTATTATCGTTTTCGTACAGAAAAAAATAAAAAAGTTGACGAAGTCATTCCTCAGGCTTTGCTCGAACAACCTTCTGGTAATGATTTTATCAACGATGAATCGTTACAAAGTGAGTTTACCCACGATGCTGAACAAGGGCGAGAAACCATATTATCCATCGATGGTATGGCTTGCGCTGCCTGTGCATGGCTAATTGAAAAACAAGTTCAAAAACAACCCGGTGTGGTTAAAATTCAGGTCAATGCAACAAGTCAAAGAGCAACGGTTTGTTGGCAACCTGATACCGTACAACTGAGCGACATTCTTAATCTTATCCAGAAAATTGGTTACCAAGCTCTGCCTTTTAAAGCCAACTTAAACGAGCAAAAAAACGAACAACAAGCTAAAGCCTTTATTCGTCGCCTTGGGGTCAGTGGCATTTTAACCATGCAGGTAATGATGGTTGCCTTTGGTTTATATTTTGGTGCCTTTAGCGACCTAGCTGAGCACAATCTGACTTACCTTCGTGGGACCAGTTTTGTGCTGACTTTACCTATTGTGACCTATGGCGCATTGCCATTTCATATTGGCGCATACAAAGCGTTAAAAGCCAAACATTTATCGATGGACGTTCCGGTTTCCATTGCCATTATTTTGGCCTTTATCGCCAGCAGTTATGCGACTTTCACTCAATCTGGTGAAGTTTACTTTGAGTCGGTAAGTATGTTTACTTTCTTACTGCTTATTGGCAAATTTTTAGAGTTTAGGGCGCGAGCGCGAGCCGCCGAGGTGTCTGCAAATTTATTAAAACTTATGCCTCTAACCGCAACCAAGCTGGTGCAAGGCTGTGAGCAAATTGTCAGTGCTAAGTCCTTAGTTGCTTTGGATCAGGTGAGTATTAAACCAGGTGAGACCATTGCGGGCGATGGTGTAATTGTTGATGGTAATTCGAGTATCAACGAAGCCATGCTAACGGGAGAGCATGACCCCATTGATAAAAGCATTGGCGACGCTGTGTTTGCTGGGACGGTTAACGGCGATGGCAATTTGGTGGTCGAAATTAGTAAACCTAATGCGGAAAGTTTTTTAACCAACTTGATTCGCTTAAGCGAGTCCGCACAAGCGTACAAACCCAAAATAGCCAAATTATCCGACAGGATTGCACAATACTTTGTTGCCTTGGTGTTAGTCACCTCAAGCGCGACCGCATTGTATTGGTATCAAACCGAGCCACAAGACGCGTTTTGGATCGCCTTATCTGTATTGGTTGCAACCTGCCCTTGCGCCTTATCGCTTGCTACCCCAACCGCATTAACGTGTGGCACCATCAGTTTAAATCGCCAAGGGATTTTGATTAAAAACGCGCATGTTTTAGAAACCGTGCCCAAGCTTAATCGAGTCGCTTTTGATAAAACAGGTACCCTGACCCAAGGTCAATTTAGCCTTGATCGGCTAGTACGCGAGCCAAACTTTGAGCAGTTTAGTGACAACGACATTCTTGCGATTGCATCAACATTAGAGTCTCGTTCCGAGCATCCTATTGCCAAAGCCTTTTTATCATATCGAGATCATAGCGTAGCCATAGAAAACATAAAAGTTATCCCAGGTTGCGGTATTGAAGGGAAATATCAAGGTCAAACGATTCTGATTGGCAAATTTGAATGGGTTAAAAACTTTGCCAAAGTAAACTCAGCATACGATGATGCTCAGTGTATTTTGATATTAAATGGGCAATGCGTTGCTGCTTTTTATTTAAAAGACAGCATTCGAGACGATGCAGTGCTCGTTTTAGAGACGTTAAAACAACATCAAATCGAACCCATGCTCATAAGTGGAGACTCTAAAAAAGGGGTTGATGTATTTCTACAGCAACTCCCCATTAACGATGCTCACAGTGCTTGTAGTGCCCAAGATAAATTGAACATTATTGAACAACAGCAACGCCAGGGTAATCATTTAGCCATGGTTGGCGATGGGGTTAATGACTCCCCCGTATTCGCGGCAGCGCACGTATCGATAGCTATGGGCAGTGGCACCGAAATAGCGAAAAGTGGTGCCGATGTTATTTTATTAAACAATAAGTTGTCGTCTATATTAGCTCTTTGTCAGATCAGTGATAAAACCAATCGTATCATTCGGCAAAACTTTGGTTGGGCTTTTGCCTATAACGCCATCGTATTACCGCTTGCGGTTGCTGGCTTTATTACCCCATATCTGGCAGTATTAGGCATGTCTGCAAGTTCTATTATTGTGGTCAGCAATTCACTAAGATTATTAAAATAA
- a CDS encoding FixH family protein codes for MQTPWYKEPWAYLVFILPISAVVAGITTLIIANTNPDTVVVDDYYKKGKSINQDIRKFKMAEKLGIRFNMHISDNEIVLIPTGIEKTFPVLNVNFYHSTLSHRDFDLKLTRDGNGHYRQQFDQDVNGKWRVSITPFDDKWRMQTIVALPQVQPTEFEMQY; via the coding sequence ATGCAAACACCTTGGTATAAAGAGCCTTGGGCTTATTTAGTTTTTATCCTTCCCATAAGTGCTGTTGTTGCGGGTATTACCACCCTTATTATCGCTAATACCAACCCAGATACGGTTGTTGTTGATGATTATTACAAAAAAGGCAAAAGCATAAATCAAGACATTCGTAAATTTAAAATGGCCGAAAAACTTGGCATTCGTTTTAATATGCATATCAGCGACAATGAAATTGTGCTGATACCAACAGGCATTGAAAAAACATTCCCAGTGTTAAATGTAAACTTTTACCATTCAACCTTAAGCCATCGCGATTTTGATTTAAAACTTACCCGCGATGGTAATGGACATTATCGTCAACAATTTGACCAAGACGTAAACGGCAAATGGCGAGTATCTATTACCCCGTTTGACGATAAGTGGCGTATGCAAACAATCGTTGCATTACCTCAAGTACAACCTACCGAATTTGAAATGCAATACTAA
- the ccoP gene encoding cytochrome-c oxidase, cbb3-type subunit III codes for MSSFWSIWITVLTLGTLIGCIIILRWCMKNFTGVEEGKPMDHEFDGIQELNNPLPKWWSTFFLVTIIWGFGYLALYPGLGNYEGLFKWRSSNQDVANIVDSKEKAAAAKDAGMLIQYDREVNQAEERYGPIFAEYASQSVEQLSKNEEALKIGQRLYLQNCSQCHGSDAKGTVGFPNLTDTDWLYGGTGADIEHTLLYGRKANGMIAWKDMLGGEQGVKEVTAYVISLNPERADKVNADLAAKGEQKFAMCAACHGDQGQGSLAMGMPLGAPALNDNIWLYGGSERAIEESIRNGRAGVMPAWKSILGEDKIRVISAYVYSLSQPE; via the coding sequence ATGTCTAGCTTCTGGAGTATATGGATAACCGTCTTAACCTTAGGTACGCTTATTGGCTGTATCATCATCTTACGCTGGTGTATGAAAAACTTCACCGGCGTTGAAGAAGGTAAGCCAATGGACCACGAGTTCGATGGTATCCAAGAGTTAAACAATCCACTACCTAAATGGTGGAGTACATTCTTCCTTGTTACCATTATTTGGGGTTTTGGTTATCTTGCTCTTTACCCTGGTTTAGGTAACTACGAAGGGTTATTTAAATGGCGCAGCTCAAACCAAGACGTTGCTAACATTGTGGACTCAAAAGAAAAAGCAGCCGCGGCTAAAGACGCTGGCATGTTGATTCAATATGACCGCGAAGTGAACCAAGCGGAAGAGCGCTACGGGCCAATTTTTGCTGAGTACGCAAGTCAATCGGTAGAACAGCTAAGTAAAAACGAAGAAGCCTTAAAAATTGGCCAACGTTTGTATTTACAAAACTGTTCGCAATGTCATGGTTCCGATGCGAAAGGCACCGTAGGCTTCCCTAACTTAACGGATACTGATTGGTTATACGGTGGCACGGGTGCTGATATTGAACACACCCTACTTTACGGTCGTAAAGCCAACGGTATGATTGCTTGGAAAGACATGCTAGGTGGTGAACAAGGCGTTAAAGAAGTTACAGCCTATGTAATAAGCCTTAACCCAGAACGCGCTGATAAAGTTAACGCTGACCTGGCTGCTAAAGGTGAACAAAAGTTTGCTATGTGTGCTGCGTGTCACGGTGATCAAGGCCAAGGTAGTTTAGCAATGGGTATGCCTTTAGGCGCCCCTGCCCTAAACGACAACATTTGGTTATACGGTGGTTCTGAACGTGCAATTGAAGAGTCTATCCGTAACGGCCGTGCTGGCGTGATGCCTGCTTGGAAAAGCATTCTTGGTGAAGATAAAATACGTGTGATCAGCGCATACGTATACAGCCTATCGCAACCAGAATAA
- a CDS encoding cbb3-type cytochrome oxidase subunit 3, with protein sequence MDYGTLRGIFTVLIFVLFIIIVLWAYSRKRKDSFDEAAKSILEDDEKDKQVDKKQETNNNV encoded by the coding sequence ATGGATTATGGCACCTTACGAGGCATTTTTACGGTTTTAATCTTTGTACTATTTATCATCATAGTGCTATGGGCTTACAGCAGAAAGCGTAAAGACTCATTTGATGAAGCCGCTAAATCTATATTAGAAGACGACGAGAAAGACAAACAAGTAGATAAAAAACAGGAGACTAATAATAATGTCTAG
- the ccoO gene encoding cytochrome-c oxidase, cbb3-type subunit II encodes MSMNKHEKVEKHVGWFFIITIMAISIGGLVEITPLFFQKETTQPVESLRPYTALEMEGRDIYIREGCNNCHSQMIRPFRAETERYGHYSVAGESVWEHPFLWGSKRTGPDLARVGQRYSDDWHYAHLMDPRSVVPESNMPGYPWLAETPISNELSAKKMKLFNQLTKNRSHKDENGNFIPLYSAEDIANAGKEFATTKSITGKDSLQEIDALIAYLQSLGHALK; translated from the coding sequence ATGTCAATGAATAAACATGAAAAAGTAGAAAAACACGTTGGTTGGTTCTTCATTATTACCATCATGGCAATCAGTATTGGTGGTTTAGTTGAAATCACCCCGCTGTTTTTCCAAAAAGAAACCACCCAACCTGTTGAAAGTCTGCGTCCTTACACAGCGCTTGAAATGGAAGGTCGTGATATTTACATTCGTGAAGGATGTAATAACTGTCACTCTCAAATGATCCGCCCATTTCGTGCTGAAACTGAGCGTTACGGTCATTACAGTGTTGCTGGTGAATCTGTGTGGGAACACCCTTTCTTATGGGGTTCTAAGCGTACTGGTCCAGATTTGGCTCGTGTTGGTCAACGTTATTCTGACGACTGGCACTACGCTCATTTAATGGATCCTCGTTCTGTGGTACCTGAGTCAAACATGCCAGGCTACCCATGGTTAGCAGAAACGCCTATTAGTAATGAACTTTCTGCTAAGAAGATGAAATTATTTAACCAATTAACAAAAAATCGCAGCCACAAAGATGAGAATGGTAACTTCATTCCGCTTTACTCGGCTGAAGATATTGCTAATGCGGGTAAAGAATTCGCCACAACGAAAAGTATTACTGGTAAGGACTCTCTACAAGAGATTGATGCCCTTATCGCTTATTTACAATCACTTGGTCATGCGTTGAAATAA
- the ccoN gene encoding cytochrome-c oxidase, cbb3-type subunit I, translating to MSQNNLTEMDYNYKVVRQFTVMTVIWGIVGTLVGVIIAAQLIWPALNFDTPWLTYSRLRPLHTNAVIFAFGTSALFATSYYVVQRTCKTALFGGKLVPFTFWGWQAVIVSAAITLPLGLTSSKEYAELEWPIDILIALVWVSYAIVFFGTLIKRKTSHIYVANWFFGGFIITVAVLHIGNSMAIPLTLTKSYSLYSGAIDAMMQWWYGHNAVGFLLTAGFLGMMYYFVPKQAERPVYSYRLSIVHFWALVSLYIWAGPHHLHYTALPDWTQSLGMVMSVVLFLPSWGGMINGIMTLSGAWHKLRHDPILRFLIVSLSFYGMSTFEGPMMAIKSVNALSHYTDWTVGHVHSGALGWVAMISIGAVYHLIPVLFNQGRMYSIKLINIHFWLHTTGIVLYIVAMWISGVMQGLMWRAVNTDGTLTYSFVESLQASYPFYFIRFVGGCFVVAGFLLMAYNMFKTIGAKDGSLEKEAVA from the coding sequence ATGAGTCAAAACAATCTGACAGAAATGGATTACAACTATAAAGTTGTTCGCCAATTTACTGTAATGACTGTTATTTGGGGTATAGTTGGCACATTAGTGGGTGTAATTATTGCGGCACAATTAATTTGGCCGGCTCTAAACTTCGACACTCCGTGGCTAACGTATTCTCGTTTACGTCCTTTACATACTAATGCGGTGATTTTTGCCTTTGGTACAAGTGCCTTATTTGCAACATCTTATTATGTTGTCCAACGTACCTGTAAAACGGCATTATTTGGTGGCAAGCTTGTGCCATTTACCTTCTGGGGCTGGCAAGCTGTTATTGTTTCTGCCGCTATCACTCTGCCACTTGGTCTTACCTCTTCAAAAGAGTATGCTGAATTAGAATGGCCAATTGACATTCTTATTGCCCTAGTTTGGGTTTCTTACGCAATCGTCTTCTTTGGTACGCTTATCAAGCGTAAAACGTCTCATATATATGTGGCCAACTGGTTCTTTGGTGGTTTCATCATCACAGTCGCTGTTCTACATATTGGTAACTCAATGGCAATCCCATTAACGTTAACCAAATCATACTCGCTATACTCTGGCGCTATTGATGCCATGATGCAATGGTGGTACGGTCACAATGCTGTTGGCTTCCTGCTAACCGCTGGCTTCCTAGGTATGATGTATTACTTTGTACCAAAGCAAGCTGAACGCCCTGTTTACTCATACCGTTTATCGATTGTTCACTTTTGGGCTCTAGTATCTTTATACATCTGGGCTGGTCCGCATCACCTTCACTACACAGCACTACCTGACTGGACTCAAAGCTTAGGTATGGTTATGTCTGTTGTTTTATTCTTACCATCTTGGGGTGGTATGATTAACGGTATTATGACGTTATCTGGTGCATGGCATAAACTTCGCCATGATCCAATCTTACGTTTCTTAATCGTTTCATTGTCTTTCTACGGTATGTCTACCTTCGAAGGTCCAATGATGGCAATCAAATCAGTGAATGCATTATCTCACTACACAGACTGGACTGTTGGTCACGTTCACTCTGGTGCGCTTGGCTGGGTTGCTATGATTTCAATTGGTGCGGTGTATCACCTAATCCCAGTGCTATTTAACCAAGGTCGTATGTACAGTATTAAGCTTATCAACATTCACTTCTGGTTACATACTACTGGTATTGTTCTTTACATTGTTGCTATGTGGATTTCAGGCGTAATGCAAGGTTTAATGTGGCGTGCAGTAAATACTGACGGTACGTTAACCTACAGCTTCGTAGAAAGTTTACAAGCATCGTACCCATTCTACTTCATTCGTTTTGTTGGCGGTTGTTTTGTCGTAGCTGGTTTCCTTCTAATGGCTTACAACATGTTCAAAACTATCGGTGCAAAAGACGGTAGTTTAGAAAAAGAAGCGGTTGCGTAA
- a CDS encoding LysE family translocator → MMEASTLALFISTFFFVSITPGMCMTLALTLGMSIGVRRTMWMMVGELLGVATVAIAAVIGVATIMLKVPEIFIVFKIIGALYLAYLGIQMWLSKGKMAISLTPSKQQLVSAKRLLSQGFITAVANPKGWAFMISLLPPFINSDAALAPQLTILLAIILVSEFICMMLYATGGKSLGLLISKSENVRLMNRISGTLMIGVSVWLAMS, encoded by the coding sequence ATTATGGAAGCATCAACCCTCGCTTTATTCATTTCAACCTTTTTCTTTGTTTCTATTACCCCAGGTATGTGTATGACCCTCGCTCTAACGCTAGGCATGAGCATTGGTGTGCGACGTACCATGTGGATGATGGTAGGAGAACTTCTAGGGGTCGCAACTGTTGCTATTGCTGCCGTTATAGGTGTTGCCACTATCATGCTAAAAGTACCTGAAATTTTTATTGTTTTTAAAATTATTGGGGCTTTGTATTTGGCCTATTTAGGCATACAAATGTGGCTATCTAAAGGTAAGATGGCCATTTCTTTGACGCCCTCAAAACAACAATTGGTTTCTGCTAAAAGGTTATTAAGCCAAGGTTTTATTACCGCTGTGGCAAACCCAAAAGGATGGGCATTTATGATTTCTTTGCTCCCCCCCTTTATCAACTCTGACGCCGCATTAGCTCCGCAATTAACCATTTTATTGGCCATCATTTTAGTGTCAGAATTTATCTGTATGATGCTCTATGCAACAGGTGGGAAATCACTTGGATTACTTATTTCTAAATCTGAAAATGTACGCCTAATGAACCGAATCTCTGGTACCTTAATGATAGGAGTCAGTGTGTGGTTGGCAATGAGCTAA
- a CDS encoding BadF/BadG/BcrA/BcrD ATPase family protein, with the protein MDNLQYFLGIDAGGTKCNARLVDSKGMFVAKSTSDSANAVINLTLCQHYIVEVAKKALKQSNLNLNIKDLTVVAGVAGANLPEVKAQMQGWAHPFKKFRIETDLYIACIGAHHGDGAVIVAGTGSAGIRLVDNKVKEFGGHGFLLGDKGSGAWIGLQALRYTLEESDGLHSRCDLCESVYTFFKTNKATDIISHSLNAPSSLFAQLAPQVVTLANQGNQAAVKIIKQAATYFDKLIEQVLNESPLRLSMLGGLSESIYPWLSPNSQKQLSTAISSPEYGAAILAMNLE; encoded by the coding sequence GTGGATAATTTGCAATACTTTTTAGGGATTGATGCCGGTGGTACTAAGTGTAATGCTCGTTTAGTTGATAGCAAAGGTATGTTCGTTGCAAAGAGCACCTCAGATTCTGCTAATGCTGTTATTAATTTGACCTTGTGCCAGCATTATATTGTTGAGGTTGCCAAAAAAGCTTTAAAACAATCTAACTTAAATCTAAACATCAAAGATTTGACTGTGGTGGCTGGTGTTGCTGGAGCCAACTTGCCCGAGGTGAAAGCACAAATGCAGGGTTGGGCGCATCCTTTTAAAAAATTTAGGATTGAAACCGATCTATATATTGCGTGTATTGGTGCACATCATGGTGATGGCGCGGTGATCGTTGCTGGCACAGGCTCTGCCGGAATAAGATTAGTTGACAACAAAGTGAAAGAATTTGGTGGTCATGGCTTTTTACTCGGTGATAAAGGCAGTGGTGCGTGGATAGGATTACAAGCTCTTCGTTACACCTTAGAAGAAAGTGACGGGTTACATTCTCGTTGTGATTTATGTGAGAGTGTCTATACCTTTTTTAAAACGAACAAAGCCACCGATATTATAAGTCATTCGTTAAATGCCCCTTCAAGTTTATTTGCGCAATTAGCGCCACAGGTTGTAACTCTAGCAAACCAAGGCAACCAAGCCGCTGTAAAGATCATCAAACAAGCCGCAACATACTTTGATAAGTTAATTGAGCAAGTTTTGAATGAGTCTCCTTTGCGACTTTCAATGCTAGGTGGATTGAGTGAATCGATCTACCCTTGGCTTTCGCCAAACAGTCAAAAGCAGTTAAGTACGGCGATTTCTTCACCAGAATATGGTGCGGCGATTCTCGCAATGAATTTAGAATGA
- a CDS encoding alpha/beta hydrolase, with protein sequence MSAKIYFNTGDKFSFKKSVINLTTRIHHRVAPKHAEKTARKLLLTPVRMKPKNPEPQGLIKSTVLCNEGALNTYRLGDGPVWVLTHGWSGSANQFYPLMEHVAKQGYTAISYDHPAHGLSEGEVGHIPAFVHGLEAILDSVDEVAGVIGHSMGTAAVIECRHEKIKDKPLLLIAPVLNYLDNLFGSIKRSGYSMRLFNAVVAKVEQEYSYPLQSIDPFNKLKLRQSSTVIVHDPNDRFADFGESQRAENEIDNVSLLVAKGQGHGRIMKSEFVVNAFGLLAK encoded by the coding sequence ATGAGCGCTAAGATTTATTTTAATACAGGCGATAAATTTAGTTTTAAAAAGAGTGTGATAAATTTGACTACACGCATTCATCATAGAGTTGCGCCAAAACACGCAGAAAAAACGGCTCGAAAACTCTTACTAACACCGGTACGAATGAAACCGAAAAATCCAGAACCACAAGGTTTGATAAAAAGTACTGTATTGTGCAATGAAGGCGCACTAAATACGTATCGGTTAGGTGATGGTCCCGTTTGGGTACTGACACATGGTTGGTCGGGAAGTGCTAATCAGTTTTATCCCTTAATGGAGCATGTTGCAAAACAAGGTTATACGGCCATCTCTTATGATCATCCTGCTCATGGTCTTAGTGAAGGAGAAGTCGGCCATATACCTGCTTTTGTACATGGCTTAGAGGCGATTCTTGATTCAGTCGATGAGGTTGCAGGTGTCATAGGCCATAGTATGGGGACGGCAGCCGTTATAGAGTGTCGTCACGAAAAAATTAAAGACAAGCCTTTGTTGCTGATTGCTCCGGTACTGAATTACTTAGATAACCTATTTGGTTCTATAAAACGCTCAGGCTATTCAATGCGCTTATTTAACGCCGTTGTCGCTAAGGTTGAACAAGAATACAGTTACCCATTGCAATCAATAGATCCATTTAATAAATTGAAGCTAAGACAATCCAGCACGGTTATTGTACACGATCCTAATGATAGATTTGCCGACTTTGGTGAATCGCAAAGAGCCGAAAATGAAATTGATAACGTTAGCTTACTTGTTGCGAAGGGGCAGGGTCATGGCCGTATTATGAAAAGCGAATTCGTTGTGAATGCCTTTGGCTTACTGGCAAAATAG